In Tribolium castaneum strain GA2 chromosome 4, icTriCast1.1, whole genome shotgun sequence, one DNA window encodes the following:
- the amrt gene encoding TM2 domain-containing protein CG11103, translating to MISLVVFLIFLQSEVIWANHTFNPRGPLVKCSFLPWEFITCKDPVDHKGNRTAKEELGYGCVKFGGMKYEDVERTKVECTVLDRIECYGNRTFLKEGVACVKYSDQYFTTTLLYSILLGFLGMDRFCLGQTGTAVGKLLTLGGVGIWWIVDIVLLVTNNLGPEDGSNWNPYV from the coding sequence ATGATTTCACTTGTGGTATTTTTGATCTTTCTTCAAAGTGAGGTTATATGGGCCAATCATACATTCAATCCTAGAGGCCCCCTTGTAAAGTGTTCGTTCCTCCCTTGGGAATTCATCACTTGCAAGGACCCAGTTGACCACAAGGGTAATAGAACGGCAAAGGAAGAGTTGGGTTATGGTTGTGTTAAGTTTGGTGGTATGAAATACGAAGATGTTGAAAGGACTAAAGTGGAGTGTACAGTTTTGGATAGGATAGAATGTTACGGAAATCGAACTTTTCTTAAAGAAGGCGTCGCTTGTGTGAAATATTCCGATCAGTATTTTACAACAACGTTGTTATACAGCATTTTATTAGGTTTTCTTGGGATGGATAGGTTTTGTTTAGGGCAGACAGGAACAGCAGTCGGTAAATTGTTAACATTAGGTGGAGTTGGTATTTGGTGGATTGTTGACATTGTACTACTTGTAACCAATAATTTAGGGCCTGAAGACGGCAGTAATTGGAACCCTTATGTGTAA
- the RpS30 gene encoding ubiquitin-like FUBI-ribosomal protein eS30 fusion protein — translation MQLCFRGLSTHVLECQSNETIAEIKDRIAALENLNSSEISLYASGVPVADASLVSEFENTDIELTVGLLGGKVHGSLARAGKVKGQTPKVEKQEKKKKKTGRAKRRIQYNRRFVNVVATFGRRRGPNSNAGAS, via the exons ATGCAGTTGTGCTTTCGCGGACTATCAACGCACGTGCTTGAGTGCCAGAGCAATGAGACCATTGCTGAAATCAAG GATCGCATTGCGGCTTTGGAAAACCTGAACAGCAGCGAAATCAGTCTCTACGCCAGCGGTGTTCCCGTGGCCGATGCCAGTTTGGTGTCAGAATTCGAAAATACTGATATTGAGTTGACTGTTGGTTTGTTGGGTGGTAAAGTCCACGGTTCTTTGGCACGTGcag gCAAAGTCAAGGGTCAGACCCCCAAAGTTGAAAAAcaagaaaagaagaagaagaagacaGGTCGCGCCAAGAGACGTATTCAGTACAACAGAAGATTCGTCAATGTTGTGGCCACTTTTGGACGTCGCCGCGGCCCCAACTCAAACGCTGGAGCGTCATAA
- the Cdk8 gene encoding cyclin-dependent kinase 8, translated as MTTLMMDYEFKMKTQNERVKVEDLFDYEGCKVGRGTYGHVYKGRRKDGSDNRDYALKQIEGTGLSMSACREIALLRELKHPNVITLIRVFLSHNDRKVWLLFDFAEHDLWHIIKFHRAAKANKKPVMVPKGMVKSLLYQILDGIHYLHSNWVLHRDLKPANILVMGEGPERGRVKIADMGFARLFNAPLKPLADLDPVVVTFWYRAPELLLGARHYTKAIDIWAIGCIFAELLTSEPIFHCRQEDIKTSNPYHHDQLDRIFNVMGFPLEKDWEDIKKMPEHPTLVKDFKKQSYINCSLVKYMDRHKIKPDSKAFHLLQKLLLMDPNKRITSEQAMQDAYFSEDPLPTQDVFAGCPIPYPKREFLTDDDQEEKAESKQRQNQQQQQQQQQQQSQQQQQQQQQQQQQQSQQQQSGNGDNHGNPSKRVRLSGNAHPGQVNPQAIPISQQQEFHQQQMMYNNGSQQQQNFQQRF; from the exons ATGACAACTCTCATGATGGACtacgaatttaaaatgaagacTCAGAATGAGCGGGTAAAGGTGGAGGATTTGTTCGATTACGAAGGTTGTAAGGTAGGTCGGGGCACGTACGGCCATGTGTATAAAGGGCGGCGGAAAGACGGGTCGGACAATCGAGACTATGCCCTAAAACAGATCGAGGGGACAGGACTATCCATGTCAGCATGCAGAGAAATAGCG CTTTTAAGGGAATTGAAACACCCAAACGTTATCACGTTAATTAGAGTCTTTTTATCTCACAATGATAGAAAAGTGTGGCTTTTATTCGACTTCGCCGAACACGACCTGTggcacattattaaatttcacAGAGCCGCTAAAGCTAATAAGAAGCCAGTCATGGTCCCTAAAGGAATGGTGAAGTCATTGCTTTACCAAATTTTAGACGGAATTCATTATTTGCACTCAAATTGGGTGTTACACAGGGACTTAAAACCGGCTAATATTCTGGTTATGGGTGAAGGGCCGGAGAGAGGACGTGTTAAAATCGCAGATATGGGTTTTGCGAGACTTTTTAACGCACCATTGAAACCTCTAGCTGATTTGGACCCCGTTGTGGTCACTTTTTGGTACCGAGCGCCAGAATTATTGCTCGGAGCTCGCCATTACACGAAAGCAATTGATATTTGGGCCATTGGATGCATTTTTGCCGAACTGTTGACCTCAGAACCAATTTTTCATTGTCGGCAAGAAGACATCAAAACCAGCAATCCGTACCATCATGACCAGTTAGACAGGATTTTTAACGTTATGGGATTCCCCCTTGAAAAGGACTGGGAAGATATCAAAAAAATGCCCGAACATCCCACACTagttaaagattttaaaaaacaaag CTATATCAACTGTTCGTTAGTAAAATACATGGATAGACATAAGATTAAACCTGACAGTAAAGCGTTTCACTTATtacaaaagttattattaatggacCCAAATAAACGAATTACTTCAGAACAAGCGATGCAAGATGCCTACTTTTCTGAAGACCCTCTACCTACGCAGGACGTTTTCGCGG GTTGTCCAATCCCATATCCCAAGCGCGAATTTTTGACTGATGACGATCAGGAAGAGAAGGCTGAAAGTAAGCAACGTCAAAACCAGCAGCAacagcaacaacaacaacagcaGCAATCCCAGCAACAGCAACAACAGCAGCAGCAGCAACAACAACAGCAATCCCAACAGCAACAATCTGGAAATGGGGATAATCACGGGAATCCCTCAAAACGTGTGAGATTGTCGGGGAATGCCCATCCCGGCCAAGTCAATCCACAA GCTATTCCAATATCGCAACAACAGGAGTTTCATCAGCAGCAGATGATGTATAATAACGGGTCGCAACAACAACAGAATTTTCAACaaagattttaa
- the trk gene encoding protein trunk codes for MCLILFLLTISILSVVDSAPLSRWEKNSICDELPVLVLGNILGGAFNPRYMSIEQPIEDKPQTGGKRGVSFGEDFYVDEDFIEQLDDKPAWDVTNLVVVSKKKLGLHRSKRGVDYLQQWHCKSKIEWTDLGPDYFPRYLKSVVCLSENCWFGLYKCKPRSFSVNLLRRKKGFCANGGKNNHKVGVAGLPNDLKELWVWEERAVNFCCDCTRI; via the coding sequence ATGTGTCTAATCCTATTTTTGTTGACAATATCAATTCTGAGCGTCGTTGATAGCGCACCGCTGAGCCGCTGGGAAAAAAACTCCATATGCGACGAGCTGCCGGTGTTAGTTCTTGGAAACATCCTCGGAGGTGCCTTTAACCCGCGTTACATGAGCATCGAGCAGCCTATCGAAGACAAACCCCAAACCGGGGGCAAACGCGGAGTTTCCTTCGGAGAGGATTTCTACGTGGACGAGGATTTTATCGAGCAACTCGACGATAAGCCCGCGTGGGATGTCACAAATCTTGTTGTTGTTTCGAAGAAGAAATTGGGTCTGCATCGGAGCAAGAGAGGTGTTGACTATTTGCAACAGTGGCATTGCAAATCGAAAATTGAATGGACGGATTTAGGCCCGGACTATTTTCCGAGATATTTGAAATCGGTGGTGTGTTTGAGTGAGAATTGTTGGTTCGGGTTATATAAATGTAAACCGAGATCTTTTTCGGTTAATTTGTTGCGGCGGAAAAAGGGGTTTTGTGCCAATGGGGGCAAAAATAACCATAAAGTGGGGGTGGCGGGGTTGCCCAACGATTTAAAGGAGCTGTGGGTGTGGGAGGAGAGAGCTGTCAACTTTTGCTGCGACTGTACGAGAATATAA